One Hemibagrus wyckioides isolate EC202008001 linkage group LG09, SWU_Hwy_1.0, whole genome shotgun sequence DNA segment encodes these proteins:
- the LOC131358930 gene encoding GTPase IMAP family member 8-like: protein MIMLTYEREEECDTIIDDLKKNTVLEKLMKMCRERYCTCSVSMNNQSEMRTLLEKIDFITSENKQHSYTAEMNTESHFTEEVQDSLRQKNGSEGASSLPEMNLVLCGCDGDLKSSISDLILGQTKQRAQSSSACLMRKGDMCGHPVKLVEMPALYNTQFSEQEVRCQTLLCLSVCDPGVHAFLIIASGKDKAEIEAIQMIFSSRMNNYTIYITYTNTEQDLDKATNCLIKSSKGHINACGTTESELLIKVEQILKHNHKSCYTTVMYLEAQVETFIKYKSENQQLKEIIKKMTKENEKKKVAPKDTRNLRIVLLGKTGVGKSASGNTILGKEAFIDDISDKSVTTVCQKETAELCGRQITVIDTPGLFDTNYKGNDETKKEIVKCISMAAPGPHVFLLVLNIGQRFTNEEKETVKIIENAFGEKSKMYTIVLFTRKDDLKRKTIENYVENALEIRPVIQSYGNRYHAFDNSNNKDRTQVMTLLDQIDIMVERNGGSCYTNEMFQQVEKALEEEKEKILKRREDIIKRENEELKSKHKAELQKMQKAMEEEQQRHEDERNRRDERYKERVQKLQQYIEEKIQSDKEYCETIRAEYKKRMNAQMEEINKERVENWKQWQRQEEEYQKQRNQEEEDRKKREQQWKEKQRKEKEMFEREKEEMEKNKETELRKFQQEYKKKAAEEEKRRRDLEEQIKHAKESKKKELQDLQISQQQEWEKRMKQEEEERKKQENHWKKIIEFKERKWESEQNTKQKRYKLEKQAELDKRAKEEEKRKLKEEEEKKKIENEASEKISQMKTQMETERQNKIRQIEETYKRELQDTLQEHRKAFEEEKEKHERERKQAEVKNLAYLKAKHEEEKQKLQEKTEFEARTEAEKEFCARLEEKLKEARKAAADEVQAQRSIPGRGVDALINHIWNLMQ from the exons GATCAGAAGGTGCTTCTTCATTGCCAGAAATGAACTTGGTGCTTTGTGGATGTGATGGAGATCTGAAGTCCTCAATATCAGATCTTATACTGGGACAGACAAAACAGAGAGCACAGTCCAGCTCAGCATGTTTGATGAGAAAAGGAGACATGTGTGGACACCCAGTCAAGCTTGTGGAGATGCCTGCTCTCTACAACACTCAGTTTTCAGAACAGGAAGTGCGGTGTCAGACTctcctctgtctttctgtttgtgaTCCTGGAGTTCATGCATTCCTCATCATTGCTTCTGGTAAAGATAAAGCAGAAATTGAGGCAATTCAGATGATCTTTAGCTCCAGAATGAACAACTACACCATATACATCACTTACACGAATACTGAGCAGGATTTAGACAAAGCCACTAATTGTCTTATTAAAAGCAGTAAAGGACACATTAATGCTTGTGGAACAACAGAATCTGAGCTTCTGATAAAAGTTGAGCAGATTttaaaacacaatcacaaaagCTGCTACACAACAGTCATGTACCTGGAGGCACAAGTGGAAACATTCATCAAATACAAGTCTGAGAATCAACAACTGaaagaaatcattaaaaaaatgacgaaagaaaatgagaaaaaaaaag ttgcTCCCAAGGATACACGTAACCTGAGAATAGTTCTACTGGGAAAGACAGGAGTTGGAAAGAGTGCATCAGGAAACACCATTCTGGGAAAAGAAGCATTTATAGATGACATATCTGATAAATCGGTTACTACTGTGTGTCAGAAAGAGACAGCAGAACTCTGTGGGAGACAGATTACAGTGATCGACACTCCAGGACTCTTTGACACAAATTATAAGGGTAATGATGAAACCAAGAAAGAGATTGTTAAATGTATCTCAATGGCAGCACCTGGTCCTCATGTGTTCCTGTTGGTATTGAATATAGGACAACGCTTCACAaatgaagagaaagaaacagtgaaAATCATTGAAAATGCTTTTGGTGAAAAATCTAAAATGTACACTATTGTGCTCTTCACAAGGAAAGATGATTTAAAGAGGAAAACAATAGAAAACTATGTTGAAAATGCATTAGAAATAAGACCAGTGATCCAAAGCTATGGCAACAGATACCATGCTTTtgacaacagcaataataaagATCGTACCCAAGTCATGACTCTCTTGGATCAGATAGACATCATGGTGGAAAGGAACGGAGGAAGCTGCTACACTAATGAGATGTTCCAACAGGTTGAGAAAGCtctagaagaagaaaaggagaaaatacTTAAAAGAAGAGAGGAcataataaagagagagaatgaagaacTGAAATCTAAACATAAAGCTGAATTGCAAAAAATGCAGAAGGCAATGGAAGAGGAACAACAAAGACATGAGGATGAGAGGAACAGAAGAGACGAAAGATATAAAGAAAGGGTACAGAAACTCCAACAATACATTGAAGAAAAAATACAATCAGACAAAGAATATTGTGAGACAATAAGAGCAGAATATAAAAAAAGGATGAATGCTCAGATGGAAGAAATCAACAAAGAGAGAGTGGAGAACTGGAAACAGTGGCAGAGACAAGAAGAGGAATATCAGAAACAGAGAaatcaggaggaggaggacagaaagaaaagagaacaaCAATGgaaggagaaacagagaaaggaaaaagagatgTTTGAAAGGGAAAAAGAGGAGATGGAAAAGAACAAAGAAACAGAATTAAGGAAATTCCAACAAGAGTATAAAAAGAAGGCAgctgaagaagagaagagaagaagggaTTTAGAGGAGCAAATAAAACATGCAAAGGAAAGTAAAAAGAAGGAACTACAAGATCTTCAGATATCTCAACAACAAGAGTGGGAGAAGAGGAtgaagcaggaggaggaggagagaaaaaaacaagaaaatcaTTGGAAGAAAATAATTgagtttaaagaaagaaaatgggagagtgaacaaaacacaaaacaaaaaaggtatAAGCTAGAAAAACAAGCTGAGCTAGATAAAAGAGCcaaggaggaggaaaagaggaaactgaaagaagaggaagagaagaaaaaaatagaaaatgaggCTAGTGAAAAGATAAGTCAGATGAAAACACAAATGGAAACTGagagacaaaataaaattagacaAATAGAAGAAACGTACAAAAGAGAACTGCAAGATACATTACAGGAACATAGAAAGGCTTttgaagaggaaaaagaaaaacatgaaaggGAACGTAAACAAGCTGAAGTAAAGAACCTGGCTTACTTGAAAGCCAAACACgaagaagaaaagcagaaacTACAGGAAAAGACAGAATTCGAGGCAAGAACAGAAGCTGAGAAAGAATTTTGTGCCAGATTAGAAGAAAAGCTTAAAGAGGCAAGGAAGGCAGCAGCTGATGAAGTGCAAGCCCAGAGATCCATACCAGGCAGAGGGGTTGATGCTTTGATTAACCATATATGGAATTTAATGCAGTAA